AACGCATACGAACAACACGAGCAGATCTACCCCCAGCCGGGGTGGGTCGAACACGACCCCATCGAGATCTGGGAGAACACCCAGGAGGTCGTGACGCGAGGGCTCCGCGACGGCGGCCTGGACGCGACCCAGCTGGAGGCGCTGGGGATCACCAACCAGCGGGAGACGACGGTCGTCTGGGACGCCGAGACGGGGAAGCCGGTCCACAACGCCATCGTCTGGCAGGACCGCCGCACCACCGACCGCGTCGAACAGCTCGAGGCGGAGGACAAGGTCGAGTGGATCCGCGAGAAGACGGGGCTGGAAGCCGACGCCTACTTCGCCGCCACGAAGACCGAGTGGATCCTCGACAACGCCGAGCCCCTGAAGCTCCAGAGCTCTCGCGGCGAGAGCGTCCGCGACCGCGCCGAGGCCGGCGAGCTCCGGATGGGCACCATCGACACGTGGCTCATCTACAACCTCACCGGCGAGCACATCACCGACGTGACCAACGCCTCCCGGACGATGCTCTACGACATCGAGGGGCTCAGCTGGGACCCGGAACTCCTAGAGGAGTTCGGCGTCCCCGAGTCGATGCTCCCCGAGGTCCGACCGTCCTCCGACGAGGCCACCTACGGCTCGACCGACCCCGACGGCTTCCTCGGCGCGGAAGTTCCCGTCGCCGGAGCCCTGGGCGACCAGCAGGCCGCGCTGTTCGGCCAGACCTGCTTCGACGCCGGCGACGCCAAGAACACCTACGGCACCGGTTCCTTTTACCTCATGAACACCGGCGACGAGGCCGTCGCCTCCGAACACGGCCTGCTGACGACGATCGGCTTCCAGCTCTCGGGCGAACCCGTCCAGTACGCTCTGGAGGGGTCGATCTTCATCACCGGCGCCGCCATCGAGTGGCTCGAAGACGTCGACCTGATCAACAACGCCGCCCAGACGGCCGAGCTGGCCCGGTCCGTGGAGTCGACCGACGGCGTGTACATGGTCCCCGCGTTCACCGGTCTCGGCGCGCCCCACTGGGACGGCCGCGCCCGCGGCACCATCGTCGGGATGACCCGCGGCACCCGCAAGGAGCACATCGTCCGGGCGACGCTGGAATCGATCGCCTACCAGACCC
The window above is part of the Halosimplex rubrum genome. Proteins encoded here:
- the glpK gene encoding glycerol kinase GlpK, producing the protein MADTYIGAIDQGTTGTRFMVFDHEGQVVANAYEQHEQIYPQPGWVEHDPIEIWENTQEVVTRGLRDGGLDATQLEALGITNQRETTVVWDAETGKPVHNAIVWQDRRTTDRVEQLEAEDKVEWIREKTGLEADAYFAATKTEWILDNAEPLKLQSSRGESVRDRAEAGELRMGTIDTWLIYNLTGEHITDVTNASRTMLYDIEGLSWDPELLEEFGVPESMLPEVRPSSDEATYGSTDPDGFLGAEVPVAGALGDQQAALFGQTCFDAGDAKNTYGTGSFYLMNTGDEAVASEHGLLTTIGFQLSGEPVQYALEGSIFITGAAIEWLEDVDLINNAAQTAELARSVESTDGVYMVPAFTGLGAPHWDGRARGTIVGMTRGTRKEHIVRATLESIAYQTRDIAEAMEADSGVETTSLRVDGGAVKNNFLCQLQSDIIQTEIVRPEVDETTALGSAYAAGLAVGYWDSVDELRDNWQVDREFSPEMSGEEADRMYGRWDDAVERSLDWAREE